The Lucilia cuprina isolate Lc7/37 chromosome 5, ASM2204524v1, whole genome shotgun sequence genome includes a window with the following:
- the LOC111680109 gene encoding microtubule-associated serine/threonine-protein kinase 4: MSTAITTTNNFTTNTTTTTTTTASPLISSHMNKISTSTPQKHAPDAAAVSAEALADLSGLADTETSNVFNDDTINTSSLSPHHHHHSGSGNKLNKSTSASNSPVAKRHINSGSITRIRPQSSYSARVLIFDDSDQELGGSGSNNSNASGSGNNTHDGTTKSSTGLEMLASSPKNDSSISSSQSLLRNLNLTKSSSGGLSGSSISLPARGYGALLRKISYQQHTYSMRSSSNDSSNLVRMRNTSLGKSAPCLTGSSFRERDNSLCKTATAPNALTQSPSSSSCNNAYASSSTTNAANITAPTAGTLNISRSGSCAGLGIGKHHLHGVVMRGSGASSGVAHHRLSLVTGGIGAAAAAAAAASNTMSHSPYSASPVDSPRINSPMQFAFAPIKRIATCRGDGRRWSVASLPSSGYGTTPGSSNLSSQCSSQEALHQLHNLSGQEELHVLTGEPGNPNAIVNCCAEHMQQQQQAIAAAQTNRPHCLKHCALMNNSTTTTATLTTNKPTVPGPHSPKQFQKQQHVPTQPQPPAPAGFVYNSKYCPNCCADVSMVCSGNGQQQPQQQQQPQQPMHNNNAGTPGGSQSNNNHNTSNSGRISPFHRPRSRSLSSPSRSPAIDNEIAMMNTLYKERFPKATQQMEERLKHFINENKSAACNSFRDSQPIVRFVHHQVLEMARDCLNKSEAKLITSRYFYEMSENLERLLLETKEKSPEAAVELAGVIKKLLLIISRPARLLECLEFDPEEFYHLLEAAEGQAKAIQGIKADIPQYIIHKLGLNRDPIAEMQQEAKETREACDTKGGSGSVNTSLLNDSGTPCSLLLSSPLTCVSATLNPNAELSLLANSGTSTPHPAMPLQPPQTPVATADMPSFAKAIQNQNNNQLASCQEQSNLATPTNQQQITQQAPPAAAAAPQPIPNEQDFDIVKLISNGAYGAVYLVKHKTTRQRFAMKKINKNNLILRNQVEQVFAERDILSFADNPFVVSMYCSFETKKHLCLVMEYVEGGDCATLLKNIGPLPADMARFYFAETVLAVEYLHSYGIVHRDLKPDNLLITALGHIKLTDFGLSKMGLMSLATNLYEGYIDSETRQFSDKQVYGTPEYIAPEVILRQGYGKPVDWWSMGIILYEFLIGCVPFFGETAEELFAHTVNDDIEWPDNDDWPVQPEAKDIITQLLQQNPRDRLGTQAGALEVKEHFYFDGLDWNSLLRQKAEFVPQLSNEDDTSYFDTRMDRYNHDLAGEDTDDTDDTPVIGSFSSYTPQYRKQHYSWSRVASTTTTTTVSSTTTTTHSSTSSLNNTIATTHTTTSALAETKLNVTESVSSPTNTVDSVAKCRKIAAPLASPQNIITQQMVNKVLNTPQLRKIEISTSCLKVPSTPDADYLPELLHNVTIGNDNEMRILHQFLQQPPGSSNQNTSLQPLKPERHHRHSMPPNTTTIITTPATPPAAMVNAPVEVGTNTTKSLANTVTTTTPSITSNTTKTMTSTTTSTATITNTTLSTTATTSTTITTDRRLADIHRKLATLATARSTPESSQTDSDDFSPQIARKRKGVCARDILPRFSISIEDETISGGSSSAENTREQSPLALQQQKSMDSHIGVKNHRSRSSIVKSASALGLSLMSSAIDNSQLAQQLCNITAGIQSPSAVAGGGGGGSSTASSRDTSPCRELSPLVTNLKPPIIIRRGPRGFGFTVHTIRVYYGDTDFYTMHHLVMAVDEGSPAFEAGLRPADLITHVNGETVQGLFHTQVLQLLLSGGEHVTLRATPLEHTSIQSGGRKRDLMQSKLAKKGVNRQKKQTKKEHDKKRKTSLFRRISSKRASAEIQQIAAGINSPTTPSAMAGGVSIARNLSPLDSSYHSSSCCQSAANSSQSTSPSSSSPNTPTGGNHNNNNGVSTAGNNTGVGFVSTSNAVLLPIAGSVAGAATAGAPVGVMGNIPVSPTAVPQLYQRPSTLHGLKHKLHTGCSGNANVCPSGTGVKTLHTNSAASIPNRRKSVGHIPLSPLARTPSPSPLPSSPTRSPSPLAFPLIGHQPGSSNTTQSYSPGGSLPVVQTVTAGSKKAGFVRTKSSEPSSPLLRRALSPDRLHPRSAESKCTLISPLCCSPPIKQPQRVISGVWRPSNNSSNTTALNNQPALPPITTHPQYQQQLQQATAGNNAAGSNASGGRLLEQQQQQQHHSHHHPQLHHQPHCDHLSEEPICDTTSINSQTSVSNTNAASNAAGGVGAAAAVAALVSTPSGIALPAPGEMLPRIAEEKDSPTSTSETTPGFMQTINEHEGEINYNQQLKVDKDKALENKAKQQQQQQQQQEQDAAAGGDGIKELKSLTINAKNNESTTQETASKTINNKNATQQTNTSSNSSINKTTIELKTNKLTTTTANVTTTTNSNTITNTSTTQTQGKSTTKTITGRREQTVAATTSVNNAAAGGSGNGSANKSSKQKK; this comes from the exons atgtctACAGCTATTACAACAACTAACAATTTCACCACTAATACcactaccaccaccaccaccactgcATCACCTTTAATCAGCagtcatatgaataaaatatccACCTCAACACCACAAAAACATGCTCCcgatgctgctgctgtttcgGCAGAAGCCTTGGCCGATCTAAGTGGTTTAGCTGATACCGAAACTTCTAATGTGTTTAATGATGACACCATCAATACCAGCAGCCTAagtcctcatcatcatcatcatagtgGTAGtggcaataaattaaataaatccaCTTCAGCCTCCAATAGTCCAGTGGCTAAACGTCATATTAATTCGGGTTCCATAACACGTATACGTCCCCAGTCTAGTTACTCAGCTAGAGTATTAATATTTGATGATTCCGATCAAGAGTTGGGTGGTAGTGGTAGTAATAATAGCAATGCTAGCGGTAGTGGTAATAATACTCATGATGGCACCACAAAGTCATCCACTGGTTTGGAAATGTTAGCCTCCTCGCCGAAAAATGATTCATCGATATCTTCTTCACAGTCTTTATTGCGTAATTTGAATTTGACTAAATCCTCTTCGGGTGGTTTATCGGGCAGTTCTATATCATTGCCTGCCCGTGGTTATGGTGCTCTATTGCGTAAGATATCGTATCAGCAGCATACCTATTCGATGAGATCGTCCAGTAATG ACTCTTCCAATTTGGTACGCATGCGTAATACATCTTTGGGTAAATCGGCTCCTTGCCTCACTGGCAGTTCATTTCGTGAACGTGACAATAGTCTGTGTAAAACTGCAACAGCTCCTAATGCTCTAACGCAATCGCCCTCATCATCGTCATGCAACAATGCTTATGCATCATCTTCTACAACTAACGCAGCAAATATTACTGCACCAACAGCAGGAACATTAAATATTTCACGTTCCGGCAGTTGTGCCGGTCTCGGCATAGGCAAACATCATTTGCATGGTGTAGTAATGCGCGGTAGTGGTGCCTCCAGTGGTGTAGCTCATCATCGTTTAAGTTTAGTGACAGGGGGTATAGGTGCTGCAGCGGCCGCAGCAGCTGCGGCTTCTAATACAATGTCACATTCACCCTATTCGGCCAGTCCGGTTGATAGTCCTCGCATAAATTCACCCATGCAGTTTGCATTTGCCCCCATTAAACGTATAGCTACATGCCGTGGAGATGGTAGAAGATGGTCGGTAGCTTCATTACCCTCATCGGGTTATGGTACAACACCGGGCAGTTCAAATTTATCA agCCAGTGTTCTAGCCAGGAAGCATTGCATCAATTACACAATCTTTCGGGCCAGGAAGAATTGCATGTTTTGACGGGTGAACCGGGTAATCCTAATGCCATTGTTAATTGTTGTGCTGAGCatatgcaacagcaacaacaagccATAGCAGCAGCACAAACAAATCGTCCTCATTGTTTGAAACACTGTGCTTTAATGAATAactctacaacaacaacagcaacactaACAACGAATAAACCAACCGTCCCGGGGCCACACAGtcccaaacaatttcaaaaacaacaacatgtgCCAACACAACCTCAACCACCAGCACCAGCCGGCTTTGTTTACAACAGCAAATATTGTCCTAATTGTTGTGCAGATGTCAGCATGGTTTGCAGTGGTAATGGCCAGCAGCAGccgcaacagcaacaacagccacAGCAGCCTATGCATAACAATAACGCTGGAACCCCTGGTGGTTCACAAagcaataataatcataatacaaGCAATAGTGGTAGAATATCACCATTCCACCGCCCTCGATCAAGATCTCTTTCAAGTCCCTCACGCAGTCCCGCCATAGACAATGAAATTGCCATGATGAATACTTTATATAAGGAACGTTTCCCCAAGGCCACCCAACAAATGGAGGAACGTCTGAAACATTTCATCAATGAAAACAAATCAGCAGCCTGCAATAGTTTTCGTGATTCCCAGCCTATAGTAAGATTTGTACATCATCAGGTTTTGGAAATGGCACGAGATTGTCTCAATAAATCTGAGGCTAAATTAATTACCTCCAGATATTTCTATGAAATGAGTGAGAATTTAGAACGTTTACTATTGGAAACTAAGGAGAAAAGTCCAGAAGCGGCTGTCGAATTGGCGGGTGTTATAAAGAAGTTATTGTTGATTATCTCAAGACCGGCAAGATTGCTAGAGTGTTTAGAATTTGATCCAGAAGAATTCTATCATTTACTGGAAGCCGCCGAGGGTCAAGCCAAGGCTATACAAGGTATTAAGGCCGATATACCCCAGTATATAATACACAAATTGGGTTTGAATAGAGATCCTATAGCTGAAATGCAACAAGAGGCTAAAGAAACTAGAGAAGCCTGTGATACTAAGGGTGGTTCCGGTTCGGTTAATACCAGTTTACTTAATGACTCGGGTACACCTTGTTCTTTGCTATTAAGTTCTCCTTTAACCTGTGTTTCGGCCACACTCAATCCCAATGCGGAATTAAGTTTATTGGCTAACAGTGGCACCAGCACGCCACACCCAGCCATGCCTCTGCAACCACCACAAACACCGGTAGCCACCGCTGATATGCCCTCCTTTGCCAAGGctatacaaaatcaaaataataatcaaTTAGCCTCATGTCAAGAACAAAGTAATCTTGCAACTCCTACCAATCAACAGCAAATAACACAACAAGCTCCACCAGCTGCGGCTGCTGCGCCCCAACCCATACCTAATGAACAAGATTTCGATATTGTTAAATTGATCTCAAATGGTGCTTATGGTGCAGTCTATTTGGTTAAACATAAAACTACCCGACAACGTTTTGccatgaaaaaaatcaataaaaataatctcATCCTACGCAATCAAGTTGAGCAGGTTTTTGCTGAACGTGATATACTCTCATTTGCCGATAATCCTTTTGTGGTCAGCATGTATTGTTCTTTTGAAACGAAAAAACATCTATGTCTGGTCATGGAGTATGTGGAGGGTGGTGATTGTGCTACGCTTTTAAAGAATATTGGTCCTCTGCCCGCTGATATGGCGAGATTTTATTTTGCTGAAACCGTTTTGGCTGTGGAATATTTGCATAGTTATGGCATAGTACATCGTGATTTGAAACCggataatttattaattaccGCCTTGGGTCATATTAAACTGACCGATTTTGGTCTCTCCAAAATGGGTTTAATGTCTTTGGCCACAAATTTATATGAGGGTTATATAGATTCGGAAACTAGACAGTTTTCGGATAAACAG GTCTATGGCACGCCCGAATATATAGCCCCCGAGGTGATATTAAGACAAGGTTATGGCAAACCTGTTGACTGGTGGTCTATGGGTATTATTCTCTATGAGTTTCTAATAGGTTGTGTGCCATTTTTTGGTGAAACCGCTGAAGAACTATTTGCTCATACTGTTAATGATGATATTGAATGGCCGGATAATGATGATTGGCCGGTGCAACCAGAGGCTAAAGATATTATAACCCAGCTATTGCAACAAAACCCTAGAGATCGTTTGGGTACCCAAGCGGGAGCTTTGGAAGTTAAGGagcatttttattttgatgGTTTAGATTGGAATTCTTTGTTAAGACAAAAGGCCGAATTTGTGCCTCAACTCTCCAATGAGGATGATACCAGTTATTTTGATA CCCGCATGGATCGCTATAATCACGATTTGGCCGGTGAGGATACTGACGACACAGATGATACTCCCGTTATTGGTTCATTTTCTTCTTACACCCCACAATATCGTAAGCAACATTATTCATGGTCTCGCGTTGCCTCTACCACTACCACTACCACCGTTAGTTCGACTACTACTACTACGCATAGTTCTACAAGTTCGCTTAATAATACCATCGCCACCACTCATACAACAACTTCTGCTTTGGCCGaaactaaattaaatgttaCCGAGAGCGTGTCATCACCTACAAATACTGTTGATTCAGTGGCAAAATGTCGCAAAATTGCTGCTCCCTTGGCCTCGCCTCAGAATATTATTACTCAGCAAATGGTGAATAAGGTTTTGAATACACCACAGTTAAGGAAAATAGAG ATCTCTACCAGTTGCTTGAAAGTTCCTTCAACTCCGGATGCCGATTATTTACCCGAATTATTGCATAATGTTACCATAGGCAATGATAATGAAATGCGCATTTTACATCAATTCCTACAGCAGCCACCTGGTAGCAGTAATCAAAATACTAGCCTACAACCTTTGAAACCAGAACGTCATCATAGACATAGTATGCCACCAAATACTACAACCATTATAACCACCCCAGCTACACCACCAGCTGCTATGGTTAATGCTCCCGTAGAAGTGGGCACCAATACAACAAAATCATTAGCAAATACGGTAACAACTACAACACCTTCCATAACTAGTAATACAACCAAAACAATGACATCAACAACGACTTCTactgcaacaataacaaacaccACCTTaagtacaacagcaacaacttcaACAACTATAACCACCGATCGTAGACTTGCCGATATTCATCGCAAATTAGCAACATTAGCCACAGCACGCAGTACACCTGAGTCATCACAAACCGATAGTGATGATTTTTCACCGCAGATTGCACGTAAACGCAAGGGTGTTTGTGCTAGGGATATTTTACCTAGATTTTCAATATCTATAGAAGATGAAACTATTAGTGGAGGTTCTTCGTCGGCAGAAAATACTAGAGAACAATCACCTTTAGCTTTACAACAACAGAAATCGATGGATAGCCACATTGGAGTGAAAAATCATCGTTCACGTTCCTCGATTGTTAAATCCGCATCAGCTTTGGGATTATCTCTGATGTCCTCAGCAA TTGATAATTCCCAATTGGCCCAACAATTGTGCAATATCACGGCCGGTATACAATCACCCAGTGCCGTGGCTGGCGGTGGAGGTGGTGGTTCTAGCACCGCTTCCTCTCGGGACACTTCACCTTGCCGCGAATTGTCTCCTTTGGTTACTAATCTCAAGCCACCCATTATCATACGTAGAGGACCCCGAGGTTTTGGTTTTACTGTCCATACTATAAGAGTGTACTATGGAGATACAGATTTCTATACCATGCACCATCTGGTCATGGCTGTAGATGAAGGCAGTCCTGCTTTTGAGGCCGGCCTAAGGCCAGCCGATTTGATTACTCATGTCAATGGTGAAACGGTACAGGGTCTATTCCATACACAGGTTTTACAATTGCTTTTAAGTGGTGGTGAACATGTGACCTTGAGAGCCACTCCCTTGGAACATACTAGCATTCAAAGTGGTGGTCGCAAGCGTGATTTAATGCAAAGTAAATTGGCCAAGAAAGGAGTAAATCGCCAAaagaaacaaacgaaaaaagAGCATGATAAAAAGCGCAAAACATCGCTCTTCCGGCGCATTAGCAGTAAGAGAGCCTCGGCGGAGATACAACAG ATTGCTGCTGGCATAAATTCTCCTACTACGCCTTCTGCTATGGCGGGAGGTGTTTCAATTGCTAGGAATTTGTCGCCCTTGGATTCATCTTATCACAGCAGCAGTTGTTGTCAATCTGCAGCCAACTCTTCACAGTCTACGTCACCTTCTTCGTCATCACCCAACACCCCTACTGGGGGAAatcataacaataataatggCGTCTCTACGGCTGGAAATAATACGGGAGTGGGTTTTGTAAGCACCTCGAATGCGGTGCTATTGCCCATAGCTGGTTCAGTAGCAGGAGCAGCCACAGCTGGTGCCCCTGTAGGGGTCATGGGCAACATACcag tttctccTACGGCTGTTCCACAACTTTATCAAAGGCCCTCTACCTTGCACGGCCTTAAACACAAACTTCACACTGGCTGTTCGGGCAATGCAAATGTCTGTCCCTCGGGCACAGGCGTTAAAACTCTACACACCAATTCTGCTGCTTCTATACCCAATAGACGCAAATCGGTGGGTCATATACCGCTCTCGCCTTTAGCCAGGACTCCCTCACCATCACCACTACCCTCTTCACCCACAAGATCACCTTCACCCCTGGCTTTCCCTCTAATTGGACACCAGCCGGGCTCATCGAATACCACTCAATCTTATAGTCCTGGGGGTTCTTTACCGGTAGTACAGACAGTAACAGCTGGTTCTAAAAAGGCTGGTTTTGTGCGCACAAAATCTTCAGAACCTTCTTCGCCTCTGCTAAGAAGAGCTCTATCACCCGATCGCCTACATCCTCGTAGTGCTGAATCAAAATGTACACTAATTTCACCATTATGTTGTTCACCACCCATTAAACAGCCTCAGAGAGTAATAAGCGGTGTTTGGCGTCccagcaacaacagcagtaaCACTACGGCTCTAAATAATCAACCGGCTTTGCCGCCCATAACCACACATCCACAGTAtcagcaacaactacagcagGCCACAGCTGGTAATAACGCAGCTGGATCCAATGCTAGCGGAGGTCGCCTCttagaacaacagcaacaacaacaacatcattctCATCATCATCCTCAACTTCATCATCAGCCACACTGTGATCATCTTTCCGAAGAACCAATATGTGATACAACTTCTATAAATTCTCAAACTTCTGTCAGCAATACGAATGCTGCATCTAATGCCGCTGGTGGTGTtggtgctgctgctgctgttgctgcctTAGTAAGTACTCCGTCCGGTATTGCTTTGCCAGCACCGGGTGAAATGTTGCCTCGCATTGCCGAAGAGAAGGACTCACCCACCAGTACTTCGGAAACAACACCCGGTTTTATGCAAACCATTAATGAGCATGAAGGTGAAATTAACTATAATCAACAATTGAAGGTAGATAAAGACAAGGCTTTGGAAAATAAagctaaacaacaacaacagcagcagcagcaacaagaaCAAGATGCTGCTGCCGGTGGTGATGGTATTAAGGAATTGAAAAGTCTTACTATAAATGCGAAAAACAACGAAAGCA CAACTCAAGAAACTGCTTCAAAaaccataaataataaaaatgccaCGCAACAAACTAATACAAGTAGCAATAGTAGCATTAATAAAACCACAATTGAATTAAAAACCAATAAGTTAACCACCACAACTGCAAACGTAACTACAACCACCAACAGCAATACAATAACAAACACGTCAACAACACAAACTCAaggaaaatcaacaacaaaaactataacagGACGACGTGAACAAACAGTTGCTGCTACTACAAGTGTTAATAATGCAGCTGCTGGTGGTAGTGGTAATGGAAGCGCTAATAAATcttctaaacaaaaaaagtaa